The genomic window aaagtattaaaatcaGTGTTTACAATTTATATCGTTATTAAAACAATCCTGCCCTCTACTGGACAAAATAAGAACCAATATCAAATGTTAACATTTatacaaatattaaaacaaacagaaatataGGTTTTTAACAGAGAAGTATTAAATACAAGACATACTTTAACTAATTAGATCAACAAATTGCCGAAGTACAACAAGCCACTGAGGGTCTTTGAAAGCTAGCCAGTAGCCGTTAGCGCATGTgcatatgtgcatgtttttttccatgatTTTAGGAAAATATGGAAAGACAAGTATGTGCATAAAAGGCTAATAGTCTCTTCTCACTGTCGTCACCATAGGTCGTCACCACATCTATAACTGCATGTGCttcctcacaggatgctgaAATTGGTGATCTCTCAAATCTCAATCCAGCTGCCTTTCAAGGTAATGAGGTAAAGCTATATATCCTGCTTCCAAGTGCCAAACAAATCCAGCCCATTAACAGGAGCCACATTAATAAGAAAATATTATTAGCTTGACCTGTCAGTGGTTTTACTGTAGCGGGTGCGTACATGAACCAGATCTCTATATAAAATAACAGTCCACAAAACACTCCTCCCATAACAAACAGTCGAACAGTCCAAACAGTCTTCTGGTTTGTGTGGAGACATACTGCAAGTTCAGCTACATTGTCTTCTCCGACAAGATGATGAAGAGAAGGCTTCCTCATGAGTAGACgctgaaagacacaaacaaaagcacaaagaaATCGACATTAAACTGCACACATCTGATCAGAATAAGAGTCTGGATTCTTTGGCTCTGTCTTGGGAGGAAAATTTGAGGATGTGACGGCATTGTACCAGGTGTACAGTATCACTTGAATGAATGCTGCCCAGATCAATAATTCAGACTGAAGTCCTAAAGGGAACCAGGCTTATTTCTTTCATGAACAATAGAGAGAACAAAAGCAAAGCTTGGCGCTGTCAGGCCTTTCAAAACACACATGAGATGCTAATTACAATGAGATATCTTGTCAGTCAAAATAAACGGAGCCTAAAATGTAGGCCGAACTCTTCATGTGATGATGTGTTCCATTTATATTTGACATCAGATACTGTAATTCTCCTGTCATTTAtgttgacataaaaaaaacttctaTGGTGGCATTACAGGTCTCACACCAtagaataaagtttttttttcctggcaacTGAAACTTAATATAAAATTGTGACTAACCTGGCAAGACGTGCCAAGGTGCTGAAGGCCAAGAGTCCATCTAAACCATAGAGAGCAAGTAagatgctgctgatgatcacatCCGCCCTCATCACGTAGGACTGCCAAACCAGGAAGTAGACTGTCAGCAGGATAGATGCCCCCGTCAAAATAAGGTTACCTATAATGTAGCCCTCATTCTCTGTCAGGTTGCCCTTGACTCCTGCAGACACGGACAGACAAAATCAACGGACCATTTTTCAAAACATTATTCAAAACTGAGGTAACCAGACTGATGAAATGTCAGAACTATGAAGCCATGAAACGTCTTTAGAAACTATGCTACAGCTGCCTCGATTATAAATCTCAAATAAATTTTTAAAGCaaccatatgtttttttttccatttaaggCATActaaaaaatatacacaaaaatgtgaatataaatataatctTGTAAGTTTTTTTAACATAATATGTTGGATTATGTACAAACGTATCACGGATCAGAGAAATGAATGGCAACCAGTAATAAAGTATATACATTCTGTATTCAGAACCTGATTTAGAGTAGGTTAGCTTTAGCCTATACAACACTTAAGTAGAGGCACATAATGGTGACAGGCTTGAAATGGTCAATCAAGGTTTAATATGTGCTCCCTCACCACAGAAAAAATGAAGAAACTCCAGAGCAGCCAGGAGGAACAGaagacacacatcacacaccagAGCATCAGCAGGATAGGACAGCTCcaaacctgacagcagcagatacAGTCACCATGTTAAGGTAcattaaaaaacacttaaacatcaGGGAGACAGATACACCCTCAGCACTCACTCTTTCTGATGATCAAGCCCAGAGTGAAGaggaaataaaaggaaaagTAGACGGTGGTCAGATTCAGCAACACCTGCAGAGTTACAGACGAGAGCTGGCTGCAGAGTTAAGAGTCGTTCAGAGACAGAAGGAGTTAACTTGGTTCCGTAGACGGACTTTTTAGCACGCACGCTGGTTTGCATTAAAAGGATACAACTCCTGCAGGTCTTcctacagagaaacacacacaaatcagacATAGCACGATAAACCAAAGGTTAAATATTTTCAAAGTCGCTTCGGTTTATTGTTTCTGTGAAATAAAccttataataataactttGTTAGCGATTTCCTGCCGCAACCATAGCAACGCATCCACCTACCTGGTCCGGGAAtcgccattttgattttttaatTCGGTGTTTTCACATTTAACCACCAACTCGAACGTCTCCCCCTACAGTCCGGAAGATGAACTACACCCAGAGAACGTTTTTTTTTAGGAGGCTGTGCAAATATAATATACTAGCGGTATTAAAGAATGAATAAAAACTTTGGGCTCTACAAAGCACAAAAATGAGCTCGGTTCTTGATTTTTATCACTTTTATTTATATCACCTTACTCAATAATgcatatttattttcatatgGCACAAATGTGGTGCAAGTGTAAAAGGTCCTCTAGAGAAGATTAAACCAGGCTTCAGTGTTTTCCAAAGTCTGTGGAAACAAGTCTTTTCTGGCTtacaaactttacagcagattcACCACAAACAGTTTTAGCGTCTAATAGTGGCTTCTAATGGATTCAGTTTTTGATATATGTAACCCATCCATTTCATTTATATGAAAGCTTACATTTGATGACTATGGCGAGGCCATCTATAGTCTCAGACTTATAGTTGATGACCTCATCTCCATACACCCAATGCAGCATACCATCCACATATACATGCACCATGCTGCAAGC from Parambassis ranga chromosome 19, fParRan2.1, whole genome shotgun sequence includes these protein-coding regions:
- the LOC114451672 gene encoding transmembrane protein 80-like produces the protein MAIPGPGRPAGVLSSVTLQVLLNLTTVYFSFYFLFTLGLIIRKSLELSYPADALVCDVCLLFLLAALEFLHFFCGVKGNLTENEGYIIGNLILTGASILLTVYFLVWQSYVMRADVIISSILLALYGLDGLLAFSTLARLARLVTILY